Proteins from a single region of Paenibacillus sp. BIHB 4019:
- a CDS encoding LamG-like jellyroll fold domain-containing protein, with protein sequence MLKRGTNRISVKKMMSAVVCLALLLGVIGTIPQKPVYAAANFAEVVDIFGRTVNDNGIDLVDWQGYIANPSVKLTVKPPSSAVFPVTINLRTQGTTRLMMNKPSTLSATGSAKTLTFTNASQQLDFELEIHPDRIGGPNEIENYTLSMQVIQSNNTQSTQTIPIRVLDQDDNAEPSLPINFDYRFDTITGIFADAGVKAATEQGIKDWFYFFDETPYDTVAAGAENISIPGDNWLNPITATNNAAYNGVWVFLRGLNDPYSTGYPADNGKFHKRAGVQGPIHRSYGLILDFYSGFTPFSSLNDEEYYLAQMPGSACTSNCQTDVLGLIAHEFGHAVAFHSSWNGMVNYHSAGGSNDAEVIAYQGNAVPLDSSYHISDANSLYWDRISGQSGGRNHKFPSQRWMMTKLSLLIAENAGWKLNKNLSPFVAPSIVTTSLPSGTKGAAYSQQLTAKGGVPFYDWNVTSGSLPPGLTLDRFKGTLTGTIDNSAPQSSYTFTVQLRDYDAQSTPVTKSFTINLGGGGTVSNVVAQYLFNETSGTSAADASGNGKTATLSGGITWAAGHASGAVNFNGTTGYGSLPAGIVSSLNDFTIATWVKLNSVSDWTRIFDFGTGTTANMFLTPSPGGAGLRFAITNSGSGGEQRISTTTAFPTGVWKHVGVTLSGNTASLYVDGVLVGTNANMTLKPSSLGNTTLNYLGRSQYTGDPYLNGGLDDFRIYNRALSAAEMTTLFNS encoded by the coding sequence ATGTTGAAAAGAGGTACGAACCGCATATCCGTGAAAAAAATGATGTCAGCAGTTGTTTGTTTGGCTTTGCTGTTAGGCGTAATAGGCACGATTCCGCAAAAACCGGTGTATGCGGCGGCCAATTTTGCCGAAGTAGTGGATATATTCGGGCGGACCGTTAATGACAACGGCATTGACTTGGTCGATTGGCAGGGATATATTGCGAATCCTTCAGTAAAGCTTACGGTTAAGCCGCCATCGAGCGCTGTTTTCCCCGTTACGATTAACCTGCGTACACAGGGAACGACCCGGCTGATGATGAATAAGCCGAGTACGCTATCGGCAACGGGCTCGGCCAAAACGCTAACGTTTACTAATGCATCCCAGCAGTTGGACTTTGAATTAGAGATTCACCCCGATCGTATTGGCGGGCCGAATGAAATCGAAAATTATACGCTGAGCATGCAGGTCATCCAAAGCAATAATACCCAGAGCACGCAGACGATTCCGATTCGGGTGCTGGATCAGGATGATAATGCAGAACCGTCGCTGCCTATTAACTTTGATTATCGTTTTGATACGATTACGGGCATTTTTGCCGATGCAGGGGTGAAGGCTGCCACAGAGCAGGGCATCAAGGACTGGTTTTATTTCTTTGATGAGACGCCTTATGACACAGTAGCTGCAGGAGCTGAAAATATTTCAATTCCGGGCGACAACTGGCTGAATCCCATTACGGCAACCAATAATGCTGCCTATAATGGCGTATGGGTTTTTCTGCGCGGCTTAAACGATCCTTACTCAACAGGTTATCCGGCAGATAACGGCAAATTCCATAAGCGGGCAGGGGTTCAAGGTCCGATTCACCGCTCCTATGGACTGATTTTGGACTTTTACTCCGGATTTACACCGTTCTCCTCTTTGAATGATGAAGAGTATTATTTGGCTCAAATGCCGGGATCTGCTTGTACCTCAAACTGCCAGACTGATGTATTAGGCTTAATCGCTCATGAATTTGGCCATGCGGTTGCCTTCCACAGCAGCTGGAATGGCATGGTGAATTACCATAGCGCCGGCGGCAGCAATGATGCGGAAGTCATCGCTTATCAAGGAAACGCGGTTCCGCTAGATTCCAGCTATCATATTTCGGATGCCAATTCCCTTTATTGGGATCGAATCAGCGGCCAAAGCGGAGGCAGAAACCACAAGTTTCCTTCCCAGCGCTGGATGATGACGAAGCTGAGCCTGTTGATCGCTGAAAATGCGGGCTGGAAGCTGAATAAAAACCTGTCGCCGTTCGTGGCGCCGTCCATCGTAACAACCTCGCTGCCAAGCGGAACGAAGGGCGCTGCTTATTCGCAGCAGCTTACTGCCAAGGGCGGTGTGCCATTCTATGATTGGAATGTAACGAGCGGTTCGCTGCCGCCAGGGCTGACGTTAGATCGCTTCAAAGGGACTTTAACTGGAACGATTGACAATAGTGCGCCGCAAAGCAGCTATACGTTCACCGTTCAGTTGAGGGATTATGATGCGCAAAGCACGCCTGTCACCAAATCGTTTACGATTAATTTAGGCGGAGGCGGGACAGTCAGCAATGTCGTTGCCCAATATTTATTCAATGAAACAAGCGGAACTTCGGCCGCTGATGCATCAGGCAATGGAAAAACAGCCACGCTGAGCGGCGGCATCACTTGGGCCGCAGGGCATGCGTCGGGCGCGGTCAATTTTAACGGTACCACTGGCTATGGCAGCTTGCCAGCCGGCATCGTAAGCAGCTTGAATGATTTTACGATTGCGACTTGGGTGAAGCTCAATTCGGTATCCGATTGGACGCGAATTTTTGATTTTGGCACGGGAACAACGGCCAACATGTTCTTAACGCCAAGTCCGGGCGGTGCAGGCTTAAGATTTGCCATTACGAATAGCGGCAGCGGAGGGGAACAGCGAATTTCAACGACGACGGCATTCCCGACTGGGGTATGGAAGCATGTCGGAGTTACCCTTTCGGGCAATACGGCAAGTCTGTATGTAGATGGCGTCCTCGTCGGCACCAATGCGAATATGACGCTTAAGCCTTCCAGTCTTGGCAATACGACGCTTAACTATTTGGGACGTTCGCAATATACGGGAGACCCGTATTTAAACGGGGGACTCGACGATTTCCGTATTTACAATCGAGCGCTCAGCGCTGCGGAGATGACGACACTATTTAACAGCTAA
- a CDS encoding glycoside hydrolase family 88 protein, which translates to MTTTYWQEIMNRLDSKAERMIQQIGAKCPHFAGKDGKFDDIGSDWWTTGFWPGLLWIMHDMTGKPAYKDAAWHWDETLEQWFIKPTVELHHDVGFQFLPTAVIKHTLTGDEDALRRGIEAANFLAARYNPVGKFIRAWNEDKYGWVIIDCMLNISLLFWASKVTGDPRYKHIAISHAETTMHDGIRPDGSTKHIISFDAETGAYLENFGGQGYSPESSWSRGTAWGLYGFTNTYRHTGDERFLDAAKRIAHYFIAGLPGDQVPYWDFRLGDDERLFRDSSAASIAASGLLELAELVAPGEKSLYANAAERILRSLTENYATWEQPEHEAILLHGTGSGTSFIDVSLIYGDYYYVEAIAKLNGWKHRIF; encoded by the coding sequence ATGACTACAACCTACTGGCAAGAAATAATGAATCGGCTGGATAGCAAGGCTGAACGGATGATACAGCAGATCGGAGCAAAATGTCCGCATTTCGCTGGCAAGGACGGGAAATTTGACGATATTGGGTCCGACTGGTGGACGACGGGCTTCTGGCCGGGACTGCTGTGGATTATGCATGATATGACGGGCAAGCCAGCATACAAGGATGCGGCTTGGCATTGGGATGAAACACTAGAGCAATGGTTTATTAAACCGACGGTTGAGCTGCATCATGATGTTGGCTTTCAGTTTTTGCCAACTGCGGTTATTAAGCATACGCTTACGGGCGATGAGGATGCTTTGCGCCGAGGAATCGAAGCGGCGAACTTCCTCGCTGCCCGCTACAACCCAGTCGGCAAATTTATTCGCGCCTGGAATGAGGACAAATATGGCTGGGTCATTATCGACTGCATGCTCAACATCTCCCTCTTGTTCTGGGCGAGCAAGGTGACCGGAGATCCGCGCTACAAGCATATAGCGATCAGCCACGCGGAGACGACGATGCACGATGGCATTCGTCCAGACGGCTCAACGAAGCATATTATTTCCTTTGATGCTGAAACTGGCGCCTACCTCGAAAACTTCGGCGGTCAAGGCTATTCGCCGGAATCGTCGTGGAGCCGCGGCACCGCTTGGGGGCTGTACGGCTTTACGAATACGTATCGCCATACTGGAGATGAGCGTTTTCTCGATGCGGCGAAGCGGATCGCCCATTACTTTATCGCGGGCCTGCCGGGTGATCAGGTACCGTATTGGGATTTCCGCTTAGGAGACGATGAGCGCCTATTCCGGGACAGCTCGGCGGCAAGCATCGCCGCATCTGGTCTGCTGGAGCTGGCGGAGCTTGTGGCACCCGGCGAGAAGAGCTTGTATGCGAATGCCGCGGAGCGGATTTTGCGTTCGCTGACGGAAAATTATGCGACATGGGAGCAGCCGGAGCATGAGGCGATTTTGCTGCACGGAACGGGCAGCGGTACCAGCTTTATCGATGTATCGCTCATCTATGGCGATTATTATTATGTCGAAGCGATTGCCAAGCTGAATGGCTGGAAGCACCGCATTTTTTAA
- a CDS encoding AraC family transcriptional regulator: MKHLFEPVLFPNQQSLVWNYNLYTDDHYKGYYHWHQCCEIMYIHRGQGHIVVNQQMYDIRGGMLFFFQPYQLHRIYSDVSPETPFHRSIFYIDPHVAEKLLLGFPNRKTIFSALWQGTNDRCGFDLSERAEVMEWMLQAYDCNQQPNGLIQRENVENITMLLLQLVSCLELGDSTLLPAEQHRSLRYSERMMSWIEDHYHEEIHLEQLAAAMHLSKSYISRLFHQETGSRLVDYLTARRIKQACRLLRTTNLSVEQIGIASGFPNASYFNQLFRKALGTTPLKYRKNQ; this comes from the coding sequence ATGAAGCATCTGTTCGAACCTGTTCTTTTTCCTAATCAGCAGTCGCTCGTGTGGAATTATAATCTGTACACAGACGACCACTACAAAGGTTATTACCACTGGCATCAATGTTGTGAAATCATGTACATCCATCGCGGCCAGGGGCATATAGTCGTCAACCAGCAAATGTACGATATTCGCGGAGGCATGCTGTTTTTCTTCCAGCCGTATCAGCTGCACCGCATTTATTCGGACGTATCGCCGGAAACGCCGTTTCATCGCTCGATTTTTTACATTGACCCCCATGTTGCTGAGAAGCTGCTGCTCGGTTTTCCGAATCGCAAAACGATCTTTTCAGCGTTATGGCAAGGAACAAATGATCGCTGCGGCTTTGATCTGAGCGAGCGTGCCGAGGTTATGGAATGGATGCTACAGGCTTACGACTGCAACCAGCAGCCAAACGGTTTGATTCAGCGTGAAAATGTTGAAAATATTACGATGCTGCTGCTTCAGCTCGTGAGCTGCCTGGAGCTTGGCGACAGCACCCTGCTGCCTGCCGAGCAGCATCGTTCGCTGCGCTATTCCGAGCGCATGATGAGCTGGATTGAGGACCATTACCATGAAGAAATTCATTTGGAGCAGCTTGCAGCAGCTATGCATTTATCCAAATCCTACATTTCCAGACTGTTTCATCAGGAAACGGGCAGCCGGCTTGTCGATTATTTGACCGCTCGGCGCATTAAGCAGGCTTGCCGGCTGCTGCGCACGACCAATTTGTCTGTCGAGCAGATTGGCATTGCCAGCGGTTTTCCTAATGCCTCGTATTTTAACCAGCTATTCCGCAAGGCGCTCGGAACCACTCCGCTCAAATACCGCAAAAATCAGTAA